DNA sequence from the Salmo trutta chromosome 28, fSalTru1.1, whole genome shotgun sequence genome:
TGGGGACAGATGTAGGATCCGGCTTCCCCTGGGGACAGATGTAGGATCCGGCTTCCCCTGGGGACAGATGTAGGATCCGGCTTCCCCTGGGATCGGCTTCCCCTAGGGACAGATGTAGGATACGGCTTCCCCTAGGGACAGATGTAGGATCGGCTTCCCCTAGGATCGGCTTCCCCTAGGATCGGCTTCCCCTAGGATCGGCTTGCCCTAGGATCGGCTTGCCCTAGGATCGGCTTGCCCTAGGATCGGCTTGCCCTAGGATCGGCTTGCCCTAGGATCGGCTTGCCCTGGGGACAGATGTAGGATCGGCTTGCCCTGGGGACAGATGTAGGATCGGCTTGCCCTGGGGACAGATGTAGGATCGGCTTGCCCTGGGGACAGATGTAGGATCGGCTTGCCCTGGGGACAGATGTAGGATCGGCTTGCCCTGGGGACAGATGTAGGATCGGCTTCCCCTGGGGACAGATGTAGGATCGGCTTCCCCTggggacagatgtaggatcagcTTCTAGTGTCCCCTACTCTGTGTATCTCTAGTCTaacccatgtctgtctgtctgtaggaatgTCCAAGTTGGCCTCCGTGCCAGTAGGGGGGGCTGTGGCGGTGTCAGCGGCTGGTGGATCTGCTGCTGTTGCTCCTGGGGCCGCTGCTGCCTGTGAGAACCGCTCTCCTACGGGAAGATCTCAATGACATGTTCATCACAGCCTCTCGTCTCCTTTTCAAaccccattggatgagaaagccagaggtccctcctctctgaccttatccaatgggttttgagaaggagacgaggatGTGAGgaaaatgcaattgagattctccctgtgtgtctctctgttttgGTCTCTCTATCCTTTTTTaatattgtctctctctccctttcacctctctctctctctctcattcattttcattctccctccctttttctcctGAATTGAAATCTTTTTTTCTTACAGCggaagagaagaagaaggaggaggaggagaagaaggaggagtcTGAGGAGTCAGATGAAGACATGGGTTTTGGTCTCTTTGATTAGTTTTCTGACtttagttatttattttgctTTTCTACCTTTTTAACTAGGGAACAAATAAACCCTTTcctttgttaactagggacttTTTCCTTTCTTAACTAGAGAACAAAGAAAGCTTTTCCTTTGTACATttgttaaagaagcaataaaataaTGTTTGTGAAATTAAGCTGCTGTGTCAATTAAAGGTGCATTCTGGGATTTCTCTTCATATCCACGTTTCAAAGTGTGGCACCCTGATCAGGATGTCTTAGTCGGACACCGGAGCAAACGTTTAGAAATGGGGACCGAATTCAAATCAAagtcaaatcttatttgtcacgtacacatattcagcagatgttaatgcaggtgtagcgaaatgcttgtgcttctagttccaacagggcagtaatatctaacaatttcacaacaatacacacaaatctaaaggaatggaatttagaaggtataaatatatggatgagcaatgtcagactaagatacagtagaatagaatacggTATATACATGTCAG
Encoded proteins:
- the LOC115165252 gene encoding 60S acidic ribosomal protein P2 yields the protein MRYVAAYLLAALGGNASPSSQNIKDILGSVGIEADDQRLAKVISELMGKDINEVLNAGMSKLASVPVGGAVAVSAAGGSAAVAPGAAAASEEKKKEEEEKKEESEESDEDMGFGLFD